Genomic segment of Mercurialis annua linkage group LG6, ddMerAnnu1.2, whole genome shotgun sequence:
TCGTTCCGCAACAATCAAGGGCATTTTACCTGCTTTCGCATATGTCCTTACAACCGAATTATAAACTTCCGTACTCACATAGCCGCCATTCCTAAGCACGTCCAGAAATTCTTCTGCTCCTTCTGCATTCCCTTCCTCTTCCAAAATCTTAAACACTTCTCTAACCAACTTTTTATCCGGATTCCATGTTTTAACACAACTAATCGCCTTTTTAAAGTAATCTAACACTTTTTCGCTCTGCTTTGTTTTCAAATTTCCCCACGTAAGAAGCTCCCAAGTAGTATAACACGTACGGACACCTTTTTCCACCATGCGATTGTGAAATTTTACAGCTTCTTCTATCTGGTCTCGGTTAATATAAGCTGCAAGCAGTATATTAGCAACCTGAGGATCGCCAGTTCCAGAAACCGACTCCCACTCAGTATAAAGACTCTCAGCCTTCTCAATCTCTTCAAGTTTCACAAGTGAAGCCAGCATACAAGTATATTCCGCATCACtcattttacgaaacaaagactTCATCTTACTCCAAATTCTATTCACCCCATCCTTATCCCCCATATTCGTATACAAACTAATCAGCGAAGAATAAGCAAGTCGATTTTTCCTCCAAGCCCGTTTCTCCATTTCTTTTAAAGCAGAACCTGCATCATCAAGCAGTTTGTTTTTCACATATAAATTACATAACGTACTAAAAGTTATCCAATCCGGCTCTACTTCCGACTTCTTCAACTCCAAAAACACTTTCTTCGCAGCCTCCACATCATTCAGCGAAGCACAAGCACGCAACCACAAGTTAAAAGTTACAATATCCGGCTTCGTATTTTTCATTAACTCCTTAATTACCACTTTAACCTTATCAAAATCTCCATTAGAAATATAAAGAGTGATCATATGATTATAAGGCAACGCGTTCTTTAAGAAACTACATTCGCGCATTTTATCCATTAAAGCTTCGGCTTTATCAATATCTTGAGACTTACTATAAGAGTGTAAAAGTGCTGAACAAGTTTGCCAGCTTCTCATTTCATCAGGCAGATCCTCAAAAAATTTCTCTGCACTAATTAAACCGCGAactttagcgattaaatctaAATGCACAGCATAATCACCTGGTAATAGCTTTAAATCATGCTCTTGTCTCATCCATTCACAAACCTAAACATGAACAATTTAtgagaaataataaaaattgaagttaaattttctaaaaaattaaaattttgaccTCGAGTGCGTGTTTGTGACGCTTTAATTTTCGAAGCTCTCGAACGATTCGATTAAGCTGATATTTTTGCACCTTACGCCCCTCTTCTTTCCACTGATGTATTGCAATTACAGCACTGCGTTTTTTGTACACTAAGCTGAACAGTCTTCTTCCTAGCGTATCTCCTCCACCTCCGCCACTTGCGGCGGCGTTCTCCGCTGCAGCTATGGTTGAGAAACGGCGTGCCGCCGCCGTGGCAAGGTTTGATAAAACAGAGCGGCGCAACATTTTGAGGTTCGGGCTTTGGATTTTGGTAGCTT
This window contains:
- the LOC126653800 gene encoding pentatricopeptide repeat-containing protein At4g02820, mitochondrial is translated as MLRRSVLSNLATAAARRFSTIAAAENAAASGGGGGDTLGRRLFSLVYKKRSAVIAIHQWKEEGRKVQKYQLNRIVRELRKLKRHKHALEVCEWMRQEHDLKLLPGDYAVHLDLIAKVRGLISAEKFFEDLPDEMRSWQTCSALLHSYSKSQDIDKAEALMDKMRECSFLKNALPYNHMITLYISNGDFDKVKVVIKELMKNTKPDIVTFNLWLRACASLNDVEAAKKVFLELKKSEVEPDWITFSTLCNLYVKNKLLDDAGSALKEMEKRAWRKNRLAYSSLISLYTNMGDKDGVNRIWSKMKSLFRKMSDAEYTCMLASLVKLEEIEKAESLYTEWESVSGTGDPQVANILLAAYINRDQIEEAVKFHNRMVEKGVRTCYTTWELLTWGNLKTKQSEKVLDYFKKAISCVKTWNPDKKLVREVFKILEEEGNAEGAEEFLDVLRNGGYVSTEVYNSVVRTYAKAGKMPLIVAERMEKDNVELDEETHRLIKTTSNMCVSEVSKFVA